A window of the Paenibacillus woosongensis genome harbors these coding sequences:
- a CDS encoding DNA/RNA non-specific endonuclease, translating into MTYLTERYVSNEMLQVNWPYGKVRVEDLKITHQVGEHARLRLVGRAYEEIEEEIITNSGPNDFIEVYELDEERGTKALFMGQIQQLTVRIMHEQNQLVVEAISHTFNMDTYKRKRSFQHVDQKYAEIIKDVVAAYPESDFIDYSFNDKKTGKFIMQYEETDWSFLQRLASHEGASLVADITAHKPRFWIGIPEGRRQIQLPENYPFEVSRRIQAYLYTASSDHIQKTQDRTTTYTFEWMSALDIGDEVIKDDHTYVIARRQAEMKQGQLIWTYECGFREGYKRGKIHNNAIIGAAINGKIIGVSRQQVKIHLDMDNDQNEGFARWFPYAAEGNQVWYMMPEKGSKVKLYFPSSEEDEAFVIQSVRQEPGMNYAAKQQQKMADPRVKTFGNPQGKEFTLGDKELNITGREGQLYIGMNNFTGVNLSGNQQVRILAAGGIHLSGNQVELMASESLSLERIADTLEADEGAGSAGGKQVTGKLGLRDDISSYSEKIKFTATGEREEYEPILSDFEKQVQEHGAAVVKHWKYQESESARNKGRIEAYKDTGKALWGFVVDVGDMAFTTVYQVGIVVLDIDQTWDESDKKIQEFYSIFGAKDNIGSLNERNETLQGVTSSIQYVVDTVSLKKSGSELVEDAKQALKQAKEGLIDPVVTSFTKNSMSHYTTTKEENEALGYAHGQTSAMAIEAALAAASRGTTVAARARHLTPDTNSKKSKTNTVDNEQKKGIMGFIAPNGAKGLFGKGAGVHDGRFKTRGSVLDRVMENFGEAANKMKRAAVDQAPYYVMIRQTTNGIKALDFVKNENSKLFSMGGDGPDRNKGKTGGTGEGKKKGEVKTLVGEGQQFTNGRKNKLKPDIKYRTGEYDYFYETDNLGRISKFETEDLQLTKRTDRLSHSKNTPGKVKGQDHAGHLVGDRFGGSPKIDNLVSQLSDVNLRQYKKIEDTWAAALKETPPKKVTIDIEIIYSGDNMRPDKFRVRYTIDGEFGSVDLKN; encoded by the coding sequence AATTACGAATTCGGGGCCGAATGATTTTATTGAGGTATATGAACTAGATGAAGAGAGAGGAACAAAAGCTCTTTTTATGGGACAGATTCAGCAGCTTACTGTCCGGATCATGCATGAACAAAACCAACTTGTCGTTGAGGCTATTTCCCATACCTTTAATATGGATACGTATAAAAGAAAAAGAAGCTTCCAACATGTAGATCAGAAGTATGCCGAAATTATTAAAGATGTGGTCGCGGCTTACCCTGAAAGCGACTTTATTGATTATTCGTTTAATGATAAGAAGACGGGAAAGTTTATCATGCAGTATGAGGAGACAGATTGGTCCTTTTTGCAAAGGCTGGCCTCACATGAAGGAGCTTCACTAGTTGCAGATATTACAGCTCATAAACCGCGCTTCTGGATTGGTATACCCGAAGGTCGAAGGCAGATTCAGCTGCCAGAAAATTATCCTTTCGAAGTGTCGCGTCGAATCCAAGCTTATTTATATACGGCCTCGAGTGACCATATTCAGAAAACACAAGATAGAACGACGACGTATACTTTTGAGTGGATGAGTGCACTGGACATTGGAGATGAAGTAATTAAAGATGACCACACTTATGTGATAGCAAGAAGACAGGCTGAAATGAAGCAAGGACAGTTAATTTGGACATATGAATGTGGTTTTCGGGAAGGTTATAAACGAGGTAAAATACATAATAATGCCATCATTGGCGCGGCAATTAACGGAAAAATTATTGGGGTCAGCCGTCAGCAAGTAAAGATACACTTGGATATGGACAATGATCAGAATGAGGGCTTTGCCCGCTGGTTTCCTTATGCAGCAGAAGGAAATCAAGTGTGGTATATGATGCCGGAGAAGGGAAGTAAAGTGAAATTATACTTTCCTAGTTCGGAAGAGGATGAAGCCTTCGTCATTCAATCCGTCCGGCAAGAACCGGGCATGAACTATGCTGCGAAACAACAGCAAAAAATGGCTGATCCTAGAGTGAAAACCTTTGGCAACCCTCAGGGAAAAGAGTTCACACTTGGAGATAAGGAATTAAATATTACTGGTCGTGAGGGCCAACTTTATATTGGCATGAATAACTTTACTGGAGTCAACTTATCTGGTAATCAACAGGTGCGAATACTAGCCGCAGGCGGTATCCATTTAAGCGGAAATCAAGTGGAATTGATGGCTAGTGAAAGCTTGTCGCTGGAAAGAATTGCTGATACATTGGAAGCAGATGAGGGAGCAGGGTCTGCTGGAGGGAAGCAGGTAACTGGAAAACTAGGATTACGAGATGATATTAGCTCGTATAGTGAAAAAATTAAGTTTACCGCCACCGGAGAGAGAGAAGAGTATGAACCCATTCTTAGCGATTTCGAGAAGCAGGTTCAAGAGCATGGGGCTGCGGTGGTTAAGCACTGGAAATACCAGGAGAGCGAAAGCGCGAGAAACAAAGGGCGGATAGAAGCTTATAAGGATACAGGTAAAGCACTATGGGGTTTTGTAGTAGATGTTGGGGATATGGCGTTTACGACTGTCTACCAAGTTGGTATTGTTGTTTTAGATATAGATCAAACCTGGGATGAATCAGATAAAAAAATACAAGAGTTCTATTCAATCTTCGGTGCTAAAGATAATATAGGTTCATTGAATGAACGAAATGAAACCTTACAAGGCGTTACCTCATCTATACAATATGTTGTAGATACTGTAAGTCTTAAAAAATCAGGGAGCGAACTTGTAGAGGATGCTAAGCAGGCGTTAAAACAGGCTAAAGAGGGTCTCATAGACCCTGTAGTAACGAGCTTCACAAAGAACTCAATGAGCCATTATACGACCACTAAGGAAGAGAATGAAGCATTAGGTTATGCTCATGGACAAACCAGCGCTATGGCAATTGAAGCTGCATTAGCGGCAGCGTCAAGGGGGACAACAGTAGCAGCAAGAGCTAGACATCTTACACCGGATACAAATAGTAAAAAGTCGAAGACAAACACAGTCGATAACGAACAAAAAAAGGGTATAATGGGGTTCATTGCTCCCAACGGCGCAAAAGGTTTGTTTGGTAAAGGCGCAGGCGTTCATGATGGTCGCTTTAAAACCAGAGGATCTGTCTTAGATCGAGTGATGGAGAACTTTGGAGAAGCAGCTAACAAGATGAAACGGGCTGCTGTAGATCAAGCTCCTTATTATGTTATGATACGTCAAACTACAAACGGTATAAAGGCACTTGATTTCGTCAAGAATGAGAATTCTAAATTATTCTCCATGGGTGGAGACGGACCGGATAGGAACAAGGGTAAGACTGGGGGGACGGGTGAAGGTAAGAAAAAAGGTGAAGTTAAAACACTTGTGGGCGAAGGACAGCAGTTTACAAACGGTAGAAAAAATAAGCTGAAGCCTGATATTAAGTATAGAACTGGGGAGTATGATTATTTTTATGAAACAGATAATTTAGGTAGAATTTCTAAATTTGAAACGGAAGATTTACAATTAACAAAGAGAACAGACAGATTGTCGCACAGCAAAAATACACCTGGTAAAGTAAAAGGTCAAGATCATGCAGGACATTTGGTTGGCGATAGATTTGGAGGATCACCCAAAATTGACAACTTGGTTTCGCAACTATCTGATGTTAATCTAAGGCAGTATAAGAAAATTGAGGATACATGGGCTGCTGCATTAAAAGAAACACCTCCCAAAAAAGTAACAATTGATATTGAAATAATTTATTCTGGGGACAATATGCGTCCAGATAAATTTAGAGTCAGATATACTATTGATGGTGAATTTGGTTCTGTAGATCTAAAAAATTAA
- a CDS encoding SMI1/KNR4 family protein — MKQVTWLFTDEQLNENDIITMENSLGVKFPEDYKNCIKKYNGGYPEPNIYYFNDGGDF; from the coding sequence ATGAAACAAGTAACTTGGCTTTTTACTGATGAACAATTAAACGAGAATGATATTATTACTATGGAGAATTCACTTGGTGTGAAGTTTCCTGAGGACTACAAAAATTGCATTAAAAAATACAATGGTGGTTATCCTGAACCTAACATTTACTATTTTAATGATGGAGGGGATTTTTGA
- a CDS encoding SMI1/KNR4 family protein, producing the protein MEGIFESLLSFTSEYSNIEVVHELTSLPENIIPFARDPFGGLICFDYRPSNDVPVIVFFDEELENNNITFICESFSELINRLLIIE; encoded by the coding sequence ATGGAGGGGATTTTTGAAAGTTTATTAAGTTTTACAAGTGAATATTCTAATATAGAAGTCGTACATGAATTAACATCTTTACCAGAGAATATTATTCCTTTTGCAAGGGATCCTTTTGGAGGGTTAATTTGTTTCGATTATCGTCCTAGTAACGACGTTCCTGTAATTGTTTTCTTTGATGAGGAATTAGAAAATAATAATATTACATTTATTTGCGAATCTTTTTCTGAGTTAATTAATAGATTACTTATTATTGAATAG
- a CDS encoding immunity protein YezG family protein → MKEFEDMFSELQADMISICMEYVEDRADKVFVYASCEEGVISSSFFYLINNKYVKPHKLNDALEDGEVRYDVSTERGFMVLDIINDNVEKIKVLCKEYEREMPTELKLIYDVKSGKFQAEYKYDLVYTNDDVKTAHHIANEWFEDVQKTNL, encoded by the coding sequence ATGAAAGAGTTTGAAGATATGTTTAGTGAATTGCAAGCCGATATGATATCTATATGTATGGAATATGTTGAAGATAGAGCCGATAAAGTGTTTGTTTATGCTTCGTGTGAAGAAGGAGTTATTTCTAGCAGCTTCTTTTATTTGATTAACAATAAGTATGTAAAGCCTCATAAATTGAATGATGCATTAGAAGATGGGGAAGTAAGATATGATGTTTCTACAGAACGAGGGTTTATGGTATTAGATATCATCAATGATAATGTCGAAAAAATTAAAGTATTATGTAAAGAATATGAAAGAGAAATGCCAACTGAGTTGAAATTAATATATGATGTTAAGAGTGGTAAGTTCCAGGCAGAATACAAGTATGATTTAGTATACACAAATGATGATGTAAAAACGGCCCATCATATTGCTAATGAATGGTTTGAGGATGTTCAGAAAACTAACCTTTAA
- a CDS encoding SMI1/KNR4 family protein translates to MKKLDFEHTFKSISIQDIMNFEKKYNISLPENYREFLLMNNGGKTKQRRFETNDLTKEGKIISSIKLFYPLSKENEVNLEKMFVDFNLGQIVPNKFLPIGSDPADNLICLSIESEDKNSVYHCDLDYLEEDGELKTEYIRLISRNFKEFINSLYIPSQMK, encoded by the coding sequence ATGAAAAAATTAGATTTTGAACATACATTTAAATCAATTAGTATTCAGGACATAATGAATTTTGAAAAAAAATATAATATATCTCTTCCTGAAAACTATCGAGAGTTTTTATTGATGAATAACGGTGGTAAAACAAAACAGAGAAGATTTGAAACCAATGATTTAACTAAAGAAGGAAAAATAATATCCTCAATAAAACTGTTTTATCCACTCTCTAAAGAAAACGAAGTTAATCTTGAAAAGATGTTTGTTGACTTTAATTTAGGGCAAATAGTACCTAATAAATTTCTGCCTATAGGGAGTGATCCAGCGGATAATTTAATCTGTTTATCAATAGAAAGTGAAGATAAAAATAGCGTTTATCATTGTGATTTGGACTACTTGGAGGAAGATGGCGAATTAAAAACAGAATATATTAGACTAATATCTCGGAATTTTAAAGAATTTATCAATAGCCTATATATTCCAAGTCAAATGAAATAA